A single region of the Tepidisphaeraceae bacterium genome encodes:
- a CDS encoding carbohydrate ABC transporter permease: MATKVSPLKETLKHGIMAFVLFFAFFPLYLMFVISFKNNDQFVANPFTFDAPGLWNWANWQKGWDAINGAIANTLVVTTGAVALCLMAALLTSYVLARYRFPGREVVYYGLVATMFLPGTAATLVTLFTLIINLNLFDSLWAIVLTGAVGGQVVCVFILRQFIEDIPKELFESAEIDGAGHLQQIWNIVLPMSGSVMGTLAIMQFIGNWNSLMLPLVAVPSKPVVTTGLMYLDGEYVKKWGELMAGYTIASIPLIVLFLFTMRLFVKGLSAGAVKG; the protein is encoded by the coding sequence ATGGCCACCAAAGTCAGCCCCCTCAAAGAGACGCTCAAGCACGGCATCATGGCGTTCGTGCTGTTCTTCGCGTTTTTCCCGCTGTACCTGATGTTCGTCATCAGTTTTAAGAACAACGACCAGTTCGTTGCCAACCCGTTCACGTTCGACGCCCCGGGGCTGTGGAATTGGGCCAACTGGCAGAAGGGGTGGGACGCGATCAACGGCGCCATCGCCAACACGCTGGTCGTCACCACCGGCGCCGTCGCGCTCTGCCTGATGGCGGCACTGCTGACCAGTTACGTCCTGGCACGCTACCGCTTCCCCGGCCGCGAGGTCGTCTACTACGGGCTGGTCGCCACGATGTTTCTGCCCGGCACCGCCGCCACGCTGGTGACGCTCTTCACGCTCATCATCAACCTGAACCTCTTCGACAGCCTCTGGGCCATCGTCCTCACCGGCGCCGTCGGCGGACAGGTGGTTTGCGTCTTCATCCTGCGGCAGTTCATCGAGGACATCCCCAAGGAACTCTTCGAGTCGGCCGAGATCGACGGTGCCGGCCACCTGCAGCAGATCTGGAACATCGTCCTGCCCATGAGCGGCAGCGTAATGGGCACGCTGGCGATCATGCAGTTCATCGGCAACTGGAACAGCCTGATGCTGCCGCTGGTCGCCGTCCCCAGCAAGCCGGTGGTGACCACCGGCCTGATGTACCTGGACGGCGAGTACGTGAAAAAGTGGGGCGAACTCATGGCCGGCTACACGATCGCCAGCATCCCGCTGATCGTGCTGTTCCTGTTCACGATGCGCCTGTTCGTGAAGGGCCTGTCGGCGGGTGCGGTGAAGGGATAG
- a CDS encoding extracellular solute-binding protein, with the protein MADVPRKGFLNSTVVGVTVLSVAMIASLIQVIRGNRELSGSDGRTVLRVCHWQLEDGFRAALQGVIDDYEKLHPDVRIVQMPITEKVYGQWLNTQLISGTAPDLIESGMSKYASNDESMVRYFLALGGELSAPNPYNRGTNLEGVPWRETTLDGMKIGYRPKLLDYYAIPATLAGTRIFVNRTLLEEVTGSKQTPKSLGELMAIGKAVNDYAQRTKQPIRTVASTYSLKFFYGRYNVAFTTSLEPQLDINLDGMISPLETYEGVLKNKVGFDTPSVKAYYEMMEAFAGLLGEGYAAIDRQQAQFNFSQGRAIFLGTGSWDAEGIRNAMDGKGWDLAVIDFPLPAPDERWGQYVSGRAADAGAWGVPFAVFKGSPNQERALDFLRYLTSQRANEKMNKAANWPPVTIGAEPSELMRPFVPDPTGYTSHVQFNIGAQVGNVLSGQETLFYSGETSYESMVKTVNEAIRNPTYGGDRAWSLDHDMLVRESRNQERVLAMQATRKLLDPSAEADATEKLRKALLQQVIKNNGAESAARYEELRGHPIPPI; encoded by the coding sequence ATGGCTGATGTACCACGCAAGGGCTTCCTCAACTCCACCGTCGTCGGCGTCACGGTGCTGAGCGTGGCGATGATCGCCAGCCTCATCCAGGTCATCCGCGGCAACCGTGAGCTCTCCGGGTCCGATGGTCGCACGGTCCTGCGCGTCTGCCATTGGCAACTGGAGGATGGCTTCCGTGCGGCGCTTCAGGGCGTGATCGACGACTACGAAAAGCTGCACCCCGACGTCCGCATCGTGCAGATGCCGATCACCGAAAAGGTGTACGGACAATGGCTGAACACGCAGTTGATCAGCGGCACCGCGCCGGACCTGATCGAGTCGGGCATGTCCAAGTACGCCTCCAATGACGAATCGATGGTGCGCTACTTTCTGGCGCTCGGCGGCGAACTGTCCGCTCCCAACCCGTACAACCGCGGCACGAACCTCGAAGGGGTGCCTTGGCGCGAGACGACGCTCGATGGCATGAAGATCGGGTACCGCCCGAAGTTGCTCGACTATTACGCGATCCCCGCGACGCTGGCCGGCACGCGCATCTTCGTCAACCGTACGCTGCTGGAAGAGGTTACCGGGTCAAAGCAGACCCCGAAGTCCTTGGGTGAGTTGATGGCCATCGGCAAGGCGGTCAACGACTACGCGCAGCGGACCAAGCAACCGATCCGCACCGTCGCCAGCACCTACTCGCTGAAGTTCTTCTACGGGCGATATAACGTTGCGTTCACGACGTCGCTTGAGCCGCAGCTCGACATCAATCTGGACGGCATGATCTCGCCGCTGGAGACCTACGAGGGCGTGCTGAAGAACAAGGTCGGCTTCGACACGCCGTCCGTGAAGGCCTATTACGAGATGATGGAAGCGTTCGCCGGCCTGCTGGGCGAGGGCTATGCCGCCATCGACAGGCAGCAGGCGCAGTTCAACTTCTCGCAGGGTCGCGCGATATTTCTGGGCACCGGTTCGTGGGATGCCGAGGGCATTCGCAACGCGATGGACGGCAAGGGGTGGGACCTGGCCGTGATCGACTTCCCGTTGCCTGCGCCCGACGAACGGTGGGGCCAGTACGTCAGTGGTCGCGCCGCCGACGCAGGCGCCTGGGGCGTGCCGTTCGCGGTCTTCAAAGGGTCGCCCAACCAGGAGCGGGCGCTGGACTTCCTGCGCTACCTCACCAGCCAGCGAGCCAACGAGAAAATGAATAAGGCAGCCAACTGGCCGCCGGTGACGATCGGCGCCGAACCCAGCGAGCTCATGCGGCCGTTCGTCCCCGATCCCACTGGCTACACGTCGCACGTGCAGTTCAACATCGGCGCACAGGTCGGCAACGTCCTCTCGGGCCAGGAGACGCTGTTCTACAGCGGTGAGACGTCGTACGAATCGATGGTGAAGACCGTGAACGAGGCCATCCGCAATCCGACCTATGGCGGGGACCGGGCCTGGTCGCTCGATCACGACATGCTCGTGCGCGAAAGCCGCAACCAGGAACGCGTGCTTGCCATGCAGGCCACCCGCAAGCTGCTCGACCCCAGCGCCGAGGCCGACGCCACCGAGAAGCTGCGCAAGGCGCTGCTGCAACAGGTCATCAAGAACAACGGCGCCGAGTCGGCGGCCCGATACGAGGAACTACGCGGACACCCGATTCCACCGATCTAA
- a CDS encoding tetratricopeptide repeat protein: MAWTAPAMGQTDVAQTLREASEQIAFFNWDRAGRLYRAAMSDTEEGSAQWQEAAYGTAVAAQHVSPADPAKIDEAAKLYQALSKPELGSRFAARSLMNLGRIAELRDYYGDVPDLNTARKYYATVTERFPNEEIAAEATLRLASAYVQSYKPDDVKAGVDVLERYLSAYPDGPLASGMWQYLGDTYFYPLADFSKSLKAYVNADRLGWLDDSDIGRVWWRVAQLGERVGDVPTAIRFYTRIVTEAAVSGKAYESQMALKRLGAPVPKIRLGTAGSAEPAPATQPTTVPMSAPPGTRPVETPIPNLGGTTNG; this comes from the coding sequence CGAGCAGATCGCGTTCTTCAACTGGGACCGGGCCGGCAGGCTCTACCGCGCCGCGATGAGCGACACGGAGGAAGGCTCCGCCCAGTGGCAGGAAGCCGCCTACGGCACCGCCGTCGCCGCCCAGCACGTTTCCCCGGCCGACCCCGCCAAGATAGATGAGGCCGCCAAGCTTTACCAAGCTTTGTCCAAGCCTGAGCTTGGGTCGAGATTCGCTGCGCGGTCGCTGATGAACCTTGGCCGCATCGCCGAGCTGCGCGACTACTACGGCGACGTGCCCGACCTCAACACGGCTCGCAAGTATTACGCGACCGTCACCGAACGCTTTCCGAACGAGGAGATCGCCGCTGAGGCGACGCTTCGGTTGGCGTCGGCCTACGTGCAGTCGTACAAGCCCGATGACGTGAAGGCGGGCGTCGACGTGCTCGAACGCTACCTCTCCGCCTACCCGGACGGCCCGCTGGCGTCGGGCATGTGGCAGTACCTCGGCGACACGTACTTCTACCCGCTGGCCGACTTTTCCAAGTCTCTGAAGGCCTACGTGAATGCCGACCGCCTTGGTTGGTTGGACGATTCAGACATTGGGCGCGTCTGGTGGCGCGTCGCACAGCTGGGCGAGCGGGTGGGTGACGTGCCGACGGCGATCAGGTTCTACACGCGCATCGTCACTGAGGCCGCCGTCAGTGGTAAGGCGTACGAGTCGCAGATGGCGTTGAAGCGACTGGGCGCACCCGTCCCGAAGATCCGCCTCGGCACCGCCGGTTCGGCCGAGCCCGCTCCTGCCACCCAACCCACCACCGTGCCCATGTCCGCGCCCCCGGGCACACGGCCCGTTGAGACGCCCATCCCCAACCTCGGAGGAACCACCAATGGCTGA
- the tsaE gene encoding tRNA (adenosine(37)-N6)-threonylcarbamoyltransferase complex ATPase subunit type 1 TsaE — protein sequence MTQTSHNVADTERIAAGLARSLQGGECIAMHGDMGAGKTQFVRGLVGGLGGDTRSVSSPTYVLLNVYDTGRLTVYHLDAYRVHGPDDFDAIGFTELLEQGGVVVIEWPSRVAELLPPNLIHVTLTPTVESQRQIEIS from the coding sequence ATGACGCAAACCTCCCACAACGTCGCCGACACCGAGCGCATCGCCGCCGGCCTGGCGCGCTCGCTACAGGGTGGCGAATGCATTGCGATGCACGGCGATATGGGGGCGGGGAAGACGCAGTTCGTCCGCGGGCTGGTGGGTGGATTGGGGGGCGATACGCGCTCGGTCAGCAGCCCGACGTACGTGTTGCTGAACGTCTACGACACCGGCCGGCTCACCGTCTACCACTTGGACGCCTATCGCGTCCACGGCCCCGACGACTTCGACGCCATCGGCTTCACCGAACTGCTCGAACAAGGCGGCGTCGTCGTCATCGAATGGCCCAGCCGCGTCGCCGAGCTACTACCACCCAACCTGATCCACGTCACCCTCACCCCAACCGTCGAAAGCCAGCGGCAGATCGAGATCAGCTAG
- a CDS encoding sugar ABC transporter permease has translation MTTAASTNAATGIITRKKPVGVARSRRGAKLVHRTRLYLVLFALMLPTLLGMLLFTYYPQWGAVKYSLYNWDGDKISEFIGFKNFVDAFTRDALFWSSFQLVGILLVANLFKMWPSIFAAVALHRIRSDRWQYIYRVLFVIPMIIPALVGLLVWKTFYDSTTGVLNKFLNGTGLMGVLNWLDTAMPKVAATLSPVREAVIDPLGGVWGLAIIGALILFTQKTIRSAMRAWVGWMFLSFAAAWAYWDVLSGSLQQVLGNPVLVVVGVVVVAFLIMCAVAIALAALRQRVNTGWHTWAGALALTAASFFLLATMIWTTPTQAFLTGAPAWLGHSKLIIPAIIFWGFPWVGTVGVLIYLAGLQNISQDVYEAAEIDGLGSIGKLWSLELPLILTQVRINLIFMTIGTLGDYYLIFLLLGPDGGPGNVGMVPGLYMYKSAFVEGRFGYACALGMVLFVLILAITIVYQKYVKVDK, from the coding sequence ATGACCACCGCAGCTTCAACCAATGCCGCCACCGGGATCATCACGCGAAAGAAGCCGGTGGGGGTCGCCCGCTCGCGGCGTGGTGCCAAGCTTGTGCACCGCACGCGGTTGTACCTCGTGCTGTTCGCGCTCATGCTCCCAACGCTGCTCGGGATGCTGCTGTTCACGTACTACCCGCAGTGGGGCGCGGTCAAGTACTCGCTGTACAACTGGGACGGCGACAAGATCAGCGAGTTCATCGGGTTCAAGAACTTCGTCGACGCCTTCACGCGTGATGCGCTCTTCTGGAGCTCGTTCCAACTCGTTGGCATCCTGCTGGTGGCCAACCTGTTCAAGATGTGGCCCAGCATCTTCGCGGCCGTGGCGTTGCACCGCATTCGCAGCGACCGCTGGCAGTACATCTACCGCGTGCTGTTCGTCATCCCGATGATCATCCCGGCGCTGGTCGGGCTGCTGGTCTGGAAGACGTTCTACGACTCGACGACCGGCGTGCTGAACAAGTTCCTGAATGGCACGGGCCTCATGGGCGTGCTGAACTGGCTCGACACGGCGATGCCGAAGGTCGCCGCCACGCTGTCTCCGGTGCGCGAGGCGGTCATCGACCCGTTGGGGGGCGTGTGGGGGCTGGCGATCATCGGCGCGCTGATCCTGTTTACACAGAAGACCATTCGCTCCGCGATGCGAGCGTGGGTGGGGTGGATGTTCCTGTCGTTTGCCGCCGCCTGGGCCTACTGGGACGTGCTGTCCGGCTCGCTGCAGCAGGTGTTGGGCAACCCGGTGCTGGTCGTGGTGGGCGTCGTCGTCGTGGCGTTCCTGATCATGTGCGCCGTCGCCATCGCACTTGCGGCGCTGCGGCAGCGGGTGAACACCGGCTGGCACACCTGGGCCGGCGCGCTCGCCCTGACGGCGGCGTCGTTCTTCCTGTTGGCGACCATGATCTGGACCACGCCCACGCAGGCGTTCCTCACCGGTGCGCCCGCCTGGCTGGGCCACAGCAAGCTGATCATCCCCGCCATCATCTTCTGGGGCTTTCCCTGGGTGGGCACCGTCGGCGTGCTCATCTACCTCGCCGGCCTGCAGAACATCAGCCAGGACGTCTACGAGGCCGCCGAGATCGACGGCCTTGGCAGCATTGGCAAGCTCTGGTCGCTCGAACTGCCGCTCATCCTCACGCAGGTCCGCATCAACCTGATCTTCATGACGATCGGCACGCTGGGCGACTATTACCTCATCTTCCTGCTGCTCGGGCCGGACGGCGGGCCCGGCAACGTCGGCATGGTCCCCGGCCTGTACATGTACAAGAGCGCGTTCGTCGAGGGCCGGTTCGGTTATGCCTGCGCGCTGGGCATGGTGCTCTTCGTGCTGATCCTGGCGATCACGATCGTGTATCAGAAGTACGTGAAGGTAGATAAGTAA